A single genomic interval of Penicillium psychrofluorescens genome assembly, chromosome: 2 harbors:
- a CDS encoding uncharacterized protein (ID:PFLUO_003220-T1.cds;~source:funannotate), whose protein sequence is MFRFSKTLDPITLFHSPSLAPSTRALNILKQASTNASETATEDQASDYSSHAKQQRGDFELEVTTNPPTVDQLRNILDYISPVSGTGPQGGKNTYSISELVKGARDAEDAIKKFKEDGGNFVRPVTVDWVNGRAVIGDGESEILKMVRQLPEN, encoded by the exons ATGTTCCGCTTC AGCAAGACCCTGGACCCGATAACCCTCTTCCACTCCCCGTCCCTCGCTCCCAGCACTCGGGCATTGAACATCCTAAAGCAAGCCTCGACCAATGCCTCCGAAACAGCAACGGAAGACCAGGCAAGCGACTACTCCTCGCATGCGAAGCAGCAACGCGGTGACTTCGAGCTAGAAGTTACCACCAACCCCCCGACGGTGGATCAGCTGCGCAATATCCTTGACTATATCTCGCCTGTTAGCGGGACCGGACCGCAGGGCGGAAAGAACACTTATAGTATTTCCGAGCTTGTGAAGGGGGCGAGAGATGCGGAGGATGCGatcaagaagttcaaggaagatggaggaaaCTTTGTTAGGCCTGTT ACTGTCGACTGGGTGAATGGCAGAGCCGTcattggagatggcgagTCGGAGATCCTGAAGATGGTGCGCCAGCTTCCCGAGAACTGA
- a CDS encoding uncharacterized protein (ID:PFLUO_003221-T1.cds;~source:funannotate) codes for MDAEDDGYLWDDWPKLLDGTDYDGKQLLTLLRNGNSPFRGAWDVEVLIREIEETLGAEVTDIPVVTRGSNNYGLHIKLSNRPDIVARLARADVNMPKYDSFSVPFLTGETKFEAAATARWS; via the exons AtggatgccgaagatgatggctACCTTTGGGATGATTGGCCTAAGCTCCTAGATGGCACCGACTACGACGGCAAGCAGCTACTTACCCTGCTCCGCAATGGTAACAGTCCCTTCCGCGGAGCTTGGGACGTGGAAGTACTAATTCGAGAAATTGAGGAGACTCTTGGTGCCGAGGTTACTGACATCCCAGTTGTCACGAGGGGATCTAATAACTAC GGTCTTCACATCAAGCTATCAAATCGCCCAGACATCGTGGCACGTTTGGCACGTGCCGATGTGAACATGCCAAAATATGATAGCTTCTCAGTTCCTTTTCTAACTGGCGAAACCAAGTTCGAGGCCGCCGC TACAGCACGCTGGTCCTAA
- a CDS encoding uncharacterized protein (ID:PFLUO_003222-T1.cds;~source:funannotate), whose translation MPATGGQTITSLDPATDKPIATVHAASAEDVDRAVKAAKAALVHSSWKQLPATDRGQLMMRLADLMEQNRELFATIDAWDNGKPYHFALEEDLTEAITTIRYYSGWADKTFGQTITTTPQKFAYTIRQPIGVVAQIIPWNYPLSMATWKLGPALACGNTVVLKPAEQTPLSVLILAQLIKKAGFPPGVVNIVNGYGRDAGAALASHPLVDKVAFTGSTATAKVIMKAAAGSLKNITLETGGKSPLLVFPDADMEQAVKWSHSGIMSNKGEICTATSRIFVHRDILDVFTASFKKAVESVRIGDQWDESVFQGPQVTRAQYDRILSYFEIAKSEGATILTGGAPYKPAEAKNQNGYFIQPTVIINATDSMRIAQEEVFGPVVVLFPFDSEEEAIRRANDTTYGLGASVFTRDLERAHRVAAEIDSGMVWVNSSQDCDPRIPFGGVKQSGIGRELGEAGLEAYSQVKAVHVNMGSRL comes from the exons ATGCCTGCAACGGGAGGGCAGACTATCACTTCGCTGGACCCTGC AACTGACAAGCCAATTGCGACCGTGCATGCTGCCAGTGCCGAAGATGTCGATCGTGCCGTGAAGGCTGCAAAAGCCGCTCTGGTGCATTCGTCATGGAAACAGCTGCCCGCCACAGACCGGGGCCAGCTCATGATGCGATTAGCCGATCTAATGGAGCAAAACAGAGAACTTTTTGCTACCATTGATGCATGGGATAATG GAAAACCCTACCATTTTGCCCTTGAGGAAGACCTTACGGAAGCAATTACCACAATCCGTTACTATAGCGGCTGGGCCGACAAGACCTTTGGCCAGacaatcaccaccactcctCAAAAGTTTGCTTACACCATCCGCCAGCCTATTGGCGTTGTGGCCCAGATTATCCCTTGGAATTATCCTCTTTCTATGGCCACTTGGAAACTCGGCCCTGCACTTGCTTGCGGCAACACCGTTGTCTTGAAGCCTGCAGAGCAGACCCCTCTGAGTGTACTCATTCTTGCCCAGCTGATCAAAAAAGCTGGATTCCCGCCCGGTGTTGTCAACATCGTCAATGGATATGGGCGTGACGCTGGCGCAGCACTAGCATCGCATCCGCTGGTCGACAAGGTTGCGTTTACCGGTTCGACGGCCACAGCCAAGGTAATTATGAAggcagctgctggatcgcTCAAGAACATTACTCTTGAGACCGGTGGTAAATCGCCACTTCTGGTTTTCCCAGACGCAGACATGGAGCAAGCCGTGAAATGGTCGCACTCTGGGATCATGTCCAACAAAGGCGAGATCTGCACTGCTACCTCTAGGATCTTTGTTCACCGAGATATCCTCGACGTTTTCACTGCCAGCTTCAAGAAGGCAGTCGAGAGTGTTCGTATTGGCGACCAGTGGGATGAATCCGTCTTTCAAGGTCCGCAGGTGACACGCGCTCAATACGATCGCATCCTCTCTTACTTCGAGATCGCCAAGAGTGAAGGCGCCACAATCCTCACCGGGGGAGCACCATACAAGCCTGCTGAAGCGAAAAATCAAAATGGATACTTCATTCAGCCTACCGTGATCATCAATGCGACAGACTCGATGCGGATTGCCCAGGAGGAAGTGTTTGGTCCGGTAGTAGTACTTTTCCCATTTgacagcgaggaagaagccatccgcCGCGCCAATGACACTACTTACGGCCTCGGCGCATCTGTTTTCACTCGTGATCTCGAGCGTGCGCATCGCGTGGCTGCAGAAATTGATTCCGGTATGGTGTGGGTTAATAGTAGCCAAGACTGCGATCCTCGCATTCCTTTTGGGGGCGTTAAGCAAAGTGGTATTGGAcgcgagctgggagaggctGGTCTCGAGGCTTACAGCCAGGTCAAGGCTGTCCATGTTAACATGGGTTCTAGACTTTAG
- a CDS encoding uncharacterized protein (ID:PFLUO_003223-T1.cds;~source:funannotate) has product MTVSNAELVPGVAALSDFVKKSTLSHTASHAAPQATSHATSNAAHITPEMKNQTEPTNHTADSSASVLSSNSKTCDSNNDVAIGAGVGVPLGLLAIAFLVWALWERRKGKKMQALAAHKNSESHDLMRELPASIPVRAELESVSGSCSRAGGSHHNGSYH; this is encoded by the exons ATGACTG TAAGCAACGCAGAACTCGTTCCCGGAGTGGCCGCCCTGTCCGACTTTGTCAAGAAGTCGACATTGTCGCATACTGCCTCCCATGCCGCCCCCCAAGCCACCTCCCATGCCACCTCCAATGCCGCCCATATCACACCCGAAATGAAAAATCAAACGGAACCAACAAACCACACCGCGGATTCGAGCGCATCAGTGCTCAGTTCCAACAGTAAAACCTGTGACTCAAACAACGATGTAGCCATCGGGGCTGGCGTCGGCGTTCCCCTCGGACTGCTGGCAATCGCGTTCCTCGTCTGGGCCCTGTGGGAGcggagaaagggaaagaaaatGCAGGCTTTGGCAGCTCACAAGAACTCTGAGTCTCATGACCTTATGCGTGAGCTTCCTGCGTCTATTCCGGTCCGAGCAGAACTCGAGAGCGTTTCCGGTAGCTGCAGCAGAGCAGGCGGTTCACACCACAACGGATCATACCATTGA
- a CDS encoding uncharacterized protein (ID:PFLUO_003224-T1.cds;~source:funannotate), with product MDQAKLARMQASVRIGKGTPRRKVKKVHKTAGADDKKLQTTLKKMNVQPIQAIEEVNMFKEDGNVIHFAAPKVHASVPSNTFALYGNGEEKELTELVPGILNQLGPDSLASLRKLAESYQNMQKAQGGDKKDDEDEDDIPDLVEGENFDSKVE from the exons ATGGATCAGGCAAAGTTGGCTAGAATGCAGGCTAGCGTGCGGATTG GCAAGGGCACTCCCCGccgcaaggtcaagaaggtCCACAAGAccgccggcgccgacgacaagaagctgcagaCGAccctgaagaagatgaacgTGCAGCCCatccaggccatcgaggaggtCAACATGTTCAAGGAGGACGGCAACGTCATCCACTTCGCCGCTCCCAAGG TCCACGCCTCCGTCCCCTCCAACACCTTCGCCCTCTACGGCAACGgtgaggagaaggagctcACCGAGCTCGTCCCCGGCATCCTGAACCAGCTCGGCCCCGACAGCCTGGCCTCGCTCcgcaagctggccgagagcTACCAGAACATGCAGAAGGCACAGGGCGGTGACAagaaggatgatgaggacgaggacgataTCCCCGATCTGGTTGAGGGCGAGAACTTCGATAGCAAGGTCGAATAA
- a CDS encoding uncharacterized protein (ID:PFLUO_003225-T1.cds;~source:funannotate), with the protein MEYHSVPPEERARDEKGNLLPWGYVYKDESRNPRRPPEETGPFGKRRNARYDHARSRTRTGTPAKRENANVAEFGRLFAVQQEEEKTLGLPKSSSSSSLENPRKQTEKVATECILYGYKTKDSEWKVIDKYERISQGLVCEDYPRSDPNSASNYTQLLSGGDVVIRANLSADANRKSKRYDGGYHWIKVTFDSTSAADRACFYSPQEIDGYLVFCELYHGHGPGEDAAIPAGSSTTGNLRNRAPRTLTTSHSTAFLSSKDQDRSTLPRSFAMNNLSSVADVTEVDEDQSLNSSTTTATSGTATVTGVSTGIQLSSPVQQRHVATEPKPESDFMTHIPTVRRTKLRPLTEALPPQPTLTERVLRSIPILSWFTGDIVGDGPQLREDGTFDYDKSNAYWRFWYMVDKILGSDICGLKEES; encoded by the exons ATGGAATACCACTCCGTGCCACCAGAGGAGCGCGCGCGAGACGAGAAGGGCAACCTCTTGCCCTGGGGTTACGTTTACAAAGA TGAATCTCGCAATCCCCGTAGGCCGCCAGAAGAGACAGGACCTTTCGGCAAGAGAAGGAATGCTCGATATGACCATGCTCGCTCACGGACACGAACCGGAACACCCGCAAAGCGAGAAAATGCCAACGTCGCCGAGTTCGGTCGTTTATTCGCAGTGCAAcaagaggaggagaagacacTGGGTCTGCCAAagtcatcctcgtcatccagcCTCGAAAACCCCCGGAAACAAACCGAAAAAGTCGCGACGGAGTGCATTCTCTACGGATACAAGACCAAAGACTCCGAGTGGAAGGTGATCGATAAATACGAGCGCATCTCGCAGGGCCTGGTTTGCGAGGACTACCCGCGCAGTGACCCCAATTCGGCCAGCAACTACACGCAACTCTTGAGCGGAGGCGACGTGGTAATCCGCGCAAATCTGTCGGCCGATGCAAACCGCAAATCCAAGCGCTACGATGGAGGATATCACTGGATCAAAGTGACCTTCGATTCGACCTCTGCCGCGGACCGCGCCTGCTTCTACTCGCCACAGGAGATCGATGGATACCTTGTTTTCTGCGAACTGTATCATGGCCACGGCCCAGGTGAAGATGCTGCGATTCCTGCCGGCTCTTCGACGACCGGCAACCTTCGAAACAGAGCTCCGCGGACATTGACGACGTCGCACTCTACGGCTTTCCTCTCGAGCAAGGACCAGGATCGGTCAACGCTGCCGCGGTCCTTCGCAATGAACAATCTGTCAAGCGTTGCAGATGTTAccgaggtggacgaggaccAGTCCTTGAACTCGAGCACGACCACCGCGACATCTGGGACAGCAACTGTGACAGGAGTATCGACTGGCATCCAGCTTTCATCCCCAGTGCAGCAACGACATGTCGCCACAGAGCCAAAGCCAGAGTCAGATTTCATGACGCACATTCCTACCGTCCGCCGCACGAAGCTCCGCCCCTTGACTGAAGCTCTCCCACCCCAGCCGACGCTCACCGAGCGTGTCCTTCGATCGATCCCAATCCTGAGCTGGTTCACCGGTGATATTGTGGGTGACGGACCGCAACTTCGCGAAGACGGCACTTTTGATTACGACAAGTCTAATGCGTACTGGCGTTTCTGGTACATGGTGGACAAGATTTTGGGCTCTGATATCTGTGGGCTGAAGGAGGAATCTTGA
- a CDS encoding uncharacterized protein (ID:PFLUO_003226-T1.cds;~source:funannotate), with amino-acid sequence IGAHTDFGAITILLQDDKGGLQVWDRESSQWADVTPVKGALVVNLGNMMMRWTNDTYLSNLHRVINKSGEERYSVPFFFSGNPDFVVKCIPSCADGAQCAKYPPITVEEWMTARYADTYGGTEKKMGDLSSEVEKANN; translated from the coding sequence GAATCGGCGCCCACACTGACTTTGGGGCTATTACCATCCTCCTTCAAGATGACAAGGGAGGTCTTCAGGTGTGGGACCGCGAATCCTCTCAGTGGGCCGATGTCACTCCTGTTAAAGGGGCATTGGTGGTTAATCTGGGCAACATGATGATGCGCTGGACGAATGACACCTATTTGTCGAACTTGCATCGTGTGATTAACAAAAGTGGCGAAGAGCGATACAGCGtgccctttttcttttcgggGAATCCGGATTTCGTTGTCAAATGTATTCCTAGTTGCGCAGACGGAGCACAGTGCGCCAAGTATCCGCCGATTACggtggaggaatggatgacGGCGCGATATGCTGATACATATGGGGGAACAGAGAAAAAAATGGGAGACCTGTCCAGCGAGGTTGAGAAGGCAAATAATTAA
- a CDS encoding uncharacterized protein (ID:PFLUO_003227-T1.cds;~source:funannotate): protein MSEKESPGVLTHNEDSTQAATVELVEATQRRQSTALNLIENPLQRCSKEQTIADARAFAELHGMSEHTDLFARGALVAREPHRFGNIAELSEEELTALAYERDHKWHGPKMLWYSIALCAVGAATQGWDQTGANGANLSFPKEFHINGKGKDEWIVGLVNAIIFLTAGLIGAFIVDPLNHYLGRRGEIFLTACCLTATPIGSGFAQSWQQLFAARFVMGIGIGAKNATVPIYSSEMAPARIRGALVMFWQLWVVAGIFLGFAANIIVKNTGRIAWRLQFGSAFIPSFVLLCGIWFCPESPRWLMKHNKHAKGFRSMLRLRAHPIIAARDFYYSCIIYEEEIKVAQGAGYFSRMWDCFRVPRIRRANYGASTVMLAQQMCGINVISFYSSSIFTNVGYSDTQALYASLGYGAVQVVSTIPTLFLIDTKGRRTLTLITFPLMCIFLLAGGLSLLNHSGSLASQIGPVVLFVYLFTVCYSLGEGPVAFQYSAEVFPTIQREQGMAWAVCINNTFAGVLSLTFPRMQTVMTPPGAFGFYAGLNLIAWFMIFCFVRETKELTLEELDQVFSVPTKDFIHHELTVWLPWFIRRYIFLQKIPKPPAIIATTHEAEVIKSA from the exons ATGTCCGAAAAGGAATCCCCGGGCGTTCTTACCCACAATGAGGACTCGACTCAGGCTGCGACTGTAGAGCTAGTTGAGGCTACTCAACGACGCCAGTCCACCGCTCTCAACCTCATTGAGAATCCTCTTCAG CGCTGCTCTAAGGAGCAAACCATCGCGGATGCTCGAGCTTTCGCCGAATTGCATGGCATGTCAGAGCACACTGATCTTTTTGCTCGGGGCGCTCTGGTGGCACGCGAACCTCACCGATTCGGCAATATTGCCGAGCTTAGCGAAGAGGAGCTCACCGCGCTTGCATACGAGAGGGACCATAAATGGCACGGCCCTAAGATGCTGTGGTACTCGATCGCTCTGTGTGCCGTTGGTGCTGCCACGCAAGGATGGGATCAGACTGGAGCCAACGGCGCCAACTTGTCCTTCCCGAAGGAATTCCACATTAACGGCAAAGGAAAAGACGAATGGATCGTGGGATTAGTCAATGCCATCATTTTCTTGACCGCCGGTCTAAT TGGTGCTTTCATCGTCGATCCACTTAACCACTACCTGGGTAGACGAGGCGAAATTTTCCTCACTGCTTGCTGTCTTACTGCCACCCCGATCGGTTCCGGTTTCGCTCAATCATGGCAACAATTGTTTGCTGCACGTTTTGTTATGGGTATCGGCATTGGCGCAAAGAATGCCACGGTCCCCATCTACTCATCCGAGATGGCTCCGGCTCGAATCCGAGGTGCCCTTGTCATGTTCTGGCAACTTTGGGTTGTGGCCG GTATCTTCCTGGGTTTCGCCGCCAATATCATTGTCAAAAACACTGGTCGCATCGCTTGGCGCCTCCAATTCGGTTCAGCATTTATCCCGTCCTTCGTCCTCTTATGTGGTATCTGGTTCTGCCCCGAGTCGCCCCGCTGGCTCATGAAGCATAACAAACACGCCAAAGGCTTCAGATCGATGTTGCGCTTGCGAGCTCATCCCATCATTGCCGCAAGAGACTTCTATTATTCGTGCATTATCTacgaggaggagatcaaggtTGCTCAAGGTGCAGGCTATTTCTCCCGTATGTGGGACTGCTTCCGCGTGCCTAGAATCAGGCGTGCGAACTACGGTGCCTCGACTGTCATGCTTGCCCAGCAAATGTGCGGTATCAACG TCATCTCTTTCTACAGTTCAAGTATCTTCACGAACGTCGGGTACTCAGACACCCAAGCCTTGTATGCATCTCTTGGCTACGGTGCTGTTCAAGTCGTATCCACGATCCCTACTTTGTTCCTCATCGATACTAAGGGCCGAAGAACTCTGACTTTGATT ACATTCCCTCTGATGTGCATTTTCCTGCTCGCTGGTGGTCTCTCTCTTCTGAACCATTCCGGCAGCTTAGCATCGCAGATCGGGCCAGTTGTTTT GTTTGTCTATCTATTTACCGTGTGCTACTCTCTGGGCGAAGGGCCAGTTGCCTTTCAATATTCTGCCGAGGTGTTCCCCACCATTCAGCGTGAGCAAGGAATGGCTTGGGCCGTTTGCATCAATAACACTTTTG CCGGTGTCCTTAGCTTGACATTCCCGCGAATGCAGACCGTTATGACGCCACCAGGTGCTT TCGGCTTCTACGCTGGACTCAACCTCATCGCTTGGTTCATGATTTTCTGCTTTGTCAGAGAAACCAAGGAGCTCACCCTGGAGGAGTTGGATC AGGTCTTCTCTGTCCCGACGAAGGACttcatccaccacgaattgACCGTGTGGCTTCCTTGGTTTATCAGGCGATACATCTTCTTGCAGAAGATCCCCAAGCCGCCGGCGATTATCGCAACGACTCACGAGGCCGAGGTTATCAAGAGCGCCTAG